A window of the Odocoileus virginianus isolate 20LAN1187 ecotype Illinois chromosome 20, Ovbor_1.2, whole genome shotgun sequence genome harbors these coding sequences:
- the LOC110133902 gene encoding uncharacterized protein isoform X1 yields the protein MLPLSTIESQEPEEVVQTKPPKKGGFFSKKSDALPKKSKRMKGTVSFRVLPFCPVAPWTSEPALPGPPGPAVSKPARSSPDAEPEPGSGRRSRGRSSEGSGPQGRACRVMMLPLSTIEDKEIEEVQTKPPEKGALLSENPDEPKKKPRGMRGRLSFKVLPFCPIPSVCFSYYVEPDDAEPEAEPEPEPPAAPDASKSDPNCSVVPMPVLEFREVKVCECPLCCLSFVTAS from the exons ATGCTGCCTCTGAGCACCATTGAGAGCCAGGAACCCGAGGAGGTGGTGCAGACCAAGCCGCCGAAGAAAGGAG gCTTTTTTTCTAAGAAGTCTGATGCTCTGCCGAAGAAGTCCAAGAGAATGAAGGGAACTGTGTCCTTCAGAGTCCTGCCATTCTGCCCTGTG GCCCCCTGGACTTCGGAGCCAGCCCTGCCCGGGCCCCCAGGACCAGCGGTGAGCAAGCCGGCGCGCTCCAGCCCGGACGCCGAGCCCGAGCCCGGGTCCGGACGTCGGTCCCGCGGCCGCAGCTCCGAAGGGTCCGGCCCTCAAG GGAGGGCCTGCCGCGTCATGATGCTGCCTCTGAGCACCATCGAGGACAAGGAAATTGAGGAGGTGCAGACCAAGCCTCCGGAGAAAGGAG CCCTGCTTTCTGAGAATCCTGATGAGCCTAAGAAGAAGCCCAGAGGAATGAGGGGAAGACTGTCTTTCAAAGTTCTGCCGTTCTGTCCCATA CCGAGCGTCTGCTTCAGCTACTACGTGGAGCCGGATGACGCCGAGCCCGAGGCCGAGCCCGAGCCCGAGCCCCCGGCGGCTCCTGACGCTTCGAAGTCGGACCCGAACTGCAGCGTGGTGCCCATGCCCGTGCTGGAGTTCCGCGAGGTCAAGGTGTGCGAGTGCCCTCTGTGCTGCCTCAGCTTCGTCACCGCTTCCTAA